The following are encoded in a window of Urocitellus parryii isolate mUroPar1 chromosome 7, mUroPar1.hap1, whole genome shotgun sequence genomic DNA:
- the Sox9 gene encoding transcription factor SOX-9 produces MNLLDPFMKMTDEQEKGLSGAPSPTMSEDSAGSPCPSGSGSDTENTRPQENTFPKGEPDLKKESEEDKFPVCIREAVSQVLKGYDWTLVPMPVRVNGSSKNKPHVKRPMNAFMVWAQAARRKLADQYPHLHNAELSKTLGKLWRLLNESEKRPFVEEAERLRVQHKKDHPDYKYQPRRRKSVKNGQAEAEEATEQTHISPNAIFKALQADSPHSSSGMSEVHSPGEHSGQSQGPPTPPTTPKTDVQPGKADLKREGRPLPEGGRQPPIDFRDVDIGELSSDVISNIETFDVNEFDQYLPPNGHPGVPATHGQVTYTGSYGISSTAATSAGAGHGWMSKQQAPPPPPQQPPQAPQAPQAPPQQQAAPPPQQAAPPQQQQAHTLTTLSSEPGQSQRTHIKTEQLSPSHYSEQQQHSPQQIAYSPFNLPHYSPSYPPITRSQYDYTDHQNSGSYYSHAAGQGSGLYSTFTYMNPAQRPMYTPIADTSGVPSIPQTHSPQHWEQPVYTQLTRP; encoded by the exons ATGAATCTCCTGGACCCCTTCATGAAGATGACCGACGAGCAGGAGAAGGGCCTGTCCGGCGCTCCCAGCCCCACCATGTCCGAGGACTCGGCTGGCTCGCCCTGCCCATCAGGCTCCGGCTCCGACACCGAGAACACGCGGCCCCAGGAAAACACATTCCCCAAGGGCGAGCCTGACCTGAAGAAGGAAAGCGAAGAGGACAAGTTCCCTGTGTGCATCCGCGAGGCGGTCAGCCAGGTGCTCAAGGGCTACGACTGGACCCTGGTGCCCATGCCGGTGCGCGTCAACGGCTCCAGCAAGAACAAACCGCACGTCAAGCGGCCCATGAACGCCTTTATGGTGTGGGCGCAGGCGGCGCGCAGGAAGCTGGCCGACCAGTACCCGCACCTGCACAACGCGGAGCTCAGCAAGACGCTGGGCAAGCTCTGGAG acTGCTCAACGAGAGCGAGAAGCGGCCCTTCGTGGAGGAAGCAGAGCGGCTACGCGTGCAGCACAAGAAGGACCACCCGGACTACAAGTACCAGCCACGGCGGAGGAAGTCGGTGAAAAATGGGCAGGCCGAGGCCGAGGAGGCCACCGAGCAGACGCACATTTCTCCCAACGCCATCTTCAAGGCGCTGCAGGCCGACTCACCGCACTCCTCCTCGGGCATGAGCGAAGTGCACTCCCCTGGTGAGCACTCGG GTCAATCCCAGGGCCCACCGACTCCACCCACCACCCCCAAAACCGACGTGCAGCCGGGCAAGGCTGACCTGAAGCGAGAGGGGCGCCCCCTGCCAGAGGGAGGCAGACAGCCCCCCATCGACTTCCGTGATGTGGACATCGGCGAGCTGAGTAGCGACGTCATCTCCAACATTGAGACCTTCGATGTCAATGAATTTGACCAGTACCTGCCGCCCAATGGCCACCCGGGGGTGCCGGCCACGCATGGCCAGGTCACCTACACCGGCAGCTATGGTATCAGCAGCACCGCAGCGACATCCGCCGGCGCCGGCCACGGGTGGATGTCCAAGCAGCAGGCACCACCGCCGCCCCCGCAGCAGCCCCCGCAGGCCCCTCAAGCCCCCCAGGCACCCCCGCAGCAGCAGGCGGCGCCCCCACCGCAGCAAGCAGCGCCCCCACAGCAGCAGCAGGCGCATACGCTGACCACGCTGAGCAGCGAGCCTGGGCAGTCCCAGAGAACCCACATCAAGACGGAGCAGCTGAGCCCCAGCCACTACAGCGAGCAGCAGCAGCACTCGCCGCAGCAGATTGCTTACAGCCCTTTCAACCTCCCTCACTACAGCCCCTCCTACCCGCCCATCACCCGCTCGCAGTACGACTACACCGACCACCAGAACTCGGGTTCCTACTACAGCCACGCAGCGGGCCAGGGCTCTGGTCTCTACTCCACTTTCACCTACATGAACCCCGCCCAGCGCCCCATGTACACCCCCATTGCCGACACCTCGGGGGTCCCGTCCATCCCGCAGACCCACAGCCCTCAGCACTGGGAACAACCCGTCTACACACAGCTCACCAGACCATAA